A stretch of DNA from Rhodothermales bacterium:
ATGGACGCCGGCGTGATGGAGGGGATGGGGGAGGGTGCCGACATCCCGCCCGAGGCCGTCGCCGAGGCCGGCGGGGCCAGCCTGGAAGCGCTCCGCGACCGGGGCGACCGGGGGCTCGCCGTCGAGGCTATGATGCGCGGGGTGCGGGTGCTGGCGCAGGACCTGTTCGCGGCCGGCCGGTTCGATGCCGTGCTGGGGCTGGGCGGCGGAGGGGGGACGATGATTGCCACGGCGGCCATGCAGGCACTGCCGGTGGGGGTGCCCAAGCTGATGGTGTCGACCGTCGTGGCGTCGGACGTTCGCCCCTACGTGGGCGTCAAGGACATCACCCTCATGTACTCGGTGGTCGATATCGCCGGCATCAACGCGATTTCACGGCGGGTGCTCGCCAACGCCGCCGGCGCCATCTGCGGCATGGCGCGGCAGACCGTCCCCGAAAGCGGCGACGACCGGCCGGTGGTCGCCACGACGATGTTCGGCGTCACCACGCCCTGCGTGACGGCGCTACGCGACCGGTTCGAGATCGAAGATTACCAGGTGATCGTCTTCCATGCGACCGGCTCGGGAGGACGCGCCATGGAGGGGCTGATCCGCGACGGATACATTGCCGGCGTGGCGGACATCACCACCACCGAATGGGCCGACGAACTCGTTGGCGGCGTGCTCTCCGCCGGCCCGGAACGCCTCGACGCCGCCGGGCGCGCCGGCATCCCCCAGGTGGTGTCCGTCGGCGCCCTCGACATGGTCAATTTTCACGCGATGGATACGGTACCAGCGGCCTTCGCCGGCCGGACGTTTTACCGCCACAACCCCAATGTCACCCTCATGCGGACGACCGCCGACGAGAACCGTCGGCTGGGCGAGGTCCTCGCCCGGAAGGTCAACGCGGCGACGGGGCCAACCTGCGTCATGCTTCCCCTCCGCGGGATCAGCGGGATCGATGCCCCGAAACAGCCGTTTCACGACCCGAAGGCGGACGCCGCGCTGTTCGACGCGATCCGGGAGCACATCGAGCCGCACGTGACCCTCCGCGAACTCAAGCTCCATATCAACGACCCCGCTTTCGGTTTTGCCCTGGCCGAGCAGCTGCTCGGCATGCTGGAAGCCTGATCCCTACCACAATGCCCATGATCCTCGGCTACATGCGCTGGGTGTTGCCGGCCGTCTGCGGCGCGTTCCTCATCGCCGCCGCCGCCGAGCGCGCCCCGCTCGCCGGACCTTCCCCCGATGGCGAAGAAGTGTACCTGCATAATTGCATGGACTGCCACCAGGACGGCGCCGGCACACCAGGCCTCGTTCCCCCTCTCGATGGCGCCCCCTGGGTCGATGGCTATCCCGACCGCATCATTCGCGTCCTCCTCAACGGATTAACGGGCGAAGTGGTCGTGGAGGGCGTCACCTATAACGGCGTCATGCCCGGCTGGCGCAATCTGCTGAGCGACGAAGAAATTGCCGCCGTGCTCACCTACATTCGCTCCGCCTGGGACAACGACGCCGGCCCCGTCACGCCCGAAGAAGTGGCCACCATCCGCGCCGCCACCGCCGATCGAACGACCCCGTGGACGGCCGCGGAGCTGGCGGATTAGCGATTCGTGAGTAGCGGTTAGCGAATAGCGATTTGAAGTCGGGCTACAGGTTAATAAACAACTCACTTTTCCCTTTTTACTTTTAACTTTTCCCTTTTAACTTTTCACTTCCCTCCCATGCCTTTTATCCCTTACCACGAGTGCCTCCGCCGGCTGCGGCATGAAATTGCCTCCGGGCGGCCGATCATCGGGACGGGGGCCGGCACCGGCATCTCCGCCAAGTTCGCCGAGCGCGGCGGGGTCGACCTCATCATCATCTACAACTCCGGCCGCTACCGGATGGCGGGGCGTGGGAGCGCGGCCGGCATCCTGGCGTACGGGGATGCCAACGCCATCGTCGTCGACATGGCCGGCGAGGTGCTGCCCGTCGTCAAAAACACCCCCGTGCTGGCCGGCGTCAACGGGACCGATCCCTTCCGGATGATGCACGTCTTCCTGAAACAGATCAAGGAGATGGGCTTCGACGGCATCCAGAACTTTCCGACCGTTGGCGTGATCGACGGTAATTTCAGGCAGATCCTCGAGGAGACCGGGATGAGCTACGATCTTGAGGTCGAGATGGTGCGCATCGCCCACGACATGGAGATGCTTACGTGTCCCTATGTGTTCGATGTCGAGCAGGTGGAGAAGATGGTCGACGCCGGCGCCGACGTCCTCGTCACCCACATGAACACGACCGTAAAGGGATCGATCGGCGTGACGACGACGGCGCCCTCGCTCGACGAAGCCGCCGAGCGCATCCAGGCGATGTGCGACCGCGCGAAGGCGCTCCGGCCAGACATCATCGTGCTCTGCCACGGCGGTCCGCTCGGCGAGCCGGAGGACGTACAGTACGTGCTCGACCGCACAAAAGGCGTCGAGGGCTTTTTTGGGGCGTCTAGCGTCGAGCGGCTGGCGACGGAGGTGGCGATAGAAACCCAGGCGGCCCGATTCAAAGCACTCAAGGTCTGACGCCCGTATGGACATTGAGGCTCCCGATCAGCTGGCCGAGTATCTACAGGCACGCGGGCTGCTGCCCGTGGGGGAGGAGGCCGACATGCGCGTGTTGGCCGGCGGCGTCTCCAATAAAACGGTGTGGCTCCGCCGGCCCGAGCCGCCGCACTGGGTGCTGAAACAGGCGTTGCCCAAGTTGCGGGTGAAGGACGACTGGTTCAGCGACCCGTCGCGCATCCATCGCGAGGCCGAAGGGATGCGGGTGCTGGCCGGCCTGGCGCCGGCGGGCGTCATCCTGCCGTTTGTGTTCGAGGATGAGGCCGCGCACATCCTGGCCATGGATGCGGCGCCCGAGCCCCACACGAACTGGAAGAGCGACCTGCTCGCCGGCGTGGTTGAACCTTCGCTCGTGGACGCTTTTGGCCGTATTCTGGGGCAGATCCATCGCCGGTTCGACGCGGCGACGTACCCGGTCGATGGCCGGCTGCGGGACCGATCCTTTTTTGAGTCGCTACGCCTGGCGCCCTACTACCAGGCCTCGGCCGATCGGGCGCCAGAGGCCGCCGCGTTTCTGGAGGTGCTCATCCGGGAGACCCGGGCGACGGCCATTACCGTCGTGCACGGCGATTACAGCCCGAAAAATGTGCTCGTTCACGCCGGCCGGCTCATCCTGCTCGACCACGAAGTCATCCACATCGGCGACCCCGCGTTCGACGTCGGGTTTTCGCTGACCCATTTTCTGAGCAAGGCCCATCATCTACCTGAATACAGAACGTCTTTCGTCGACGCGGCGCGCCGGCACTGGGCGGCGTATGCCGGCGAAGCAAGAGGAGCCGCCTGGTTCGATGGGATGGAGTCGCGGGCCGTCGCGCACACGCTGGCGTGCCTGCTCGCGAGGGCGGTGGGGCGGTCGCCGCTGGAGTATTTGGATCCGGAAGAACGCATGCGTCAGCGGGATGCGGTTGTGAAGCTGATGGGGCGACCGCCGGCGTGGGTGGAGGGGCTCATCGAGGGTTTTTTAAGGGAGATCCATATATGACGATCATCGATCAGCTCGAAGGCTTCGAGATCCTGGACAGCCGCGGCCGGCCGACGGTCAAGGCGCGCTGCGTGCTGATAAGCGGGGTGGTGGGGGAGGCTTCGGTGCCTTCCGGGGCGTCGAGTGGGGCGGCTGAGGCGCACGAGCTTCGGGATGGCGATCCGCACCGGTATGGTGGGCTGGGATGCCGGCAGGCGGCCCTGCACATCGACACTGAAATCGCCGGAGCGGTGCAGGGCGTGCCAATACACGACCAGGCCGACCTCGACACACGGCTGATCGCGTTGGATGGCACCCCGAACAAAGGACGGCTGGGAGCAAACGCGGTGCTGGCGGTCTCGATCGCGTTTTGTCGGGCCGTGGCGGCCGAACGTCGGGTGCCGTTGTATCAGCATCTGGCTGAGCTGGTGGGCGCCGAGCCGGCGTTACCGCGGCTGACCGTCAACCTGTTCAGCGGAGGGTTACATGCCGGAGGTCAGGTGCCAGTACAGGACGTGCTCGTCGTCCCCGCCCGTGCCGCCACAATCGACGAGGCATTGTCGACCACCTACGCCGTCTACCAGGCGGCGGCCCGGCTGGCGCGGGAGCGGTACGCCTACCGGCTGCTGCGGGCCGACGAGGGGGGGCTGGCGCCGCCGTTTCCGAACGCCGAAGCCATGTTCGCACTGGCGGTCGAGGCCATCGAGGCCGCCGGGTTTCGGCCCGGGGAAGATGTCGCCCTGGCGATCGACGTCGCCTCCAGTCATTTCTACCGGGACGGGCTGTATGCGCTTGGCGGGGCGCCCATCGATAGCGCCGACATGATCGAGCGGGTGGCCGGCTGGGTCGATGCCTACCCGATCGTGAGCGTGGAGGATGGGCTGGCGGAGGAGGACTGGCCCTTGTGGCCGCTATTACAGGAGCGACTTTCGGGGCAGGCACGGACGGTGGGGGATGACCTCCTCTGCACGAACCCGGCCCGGATCCGACGGGCAATAGAAGCCGGGGCGGCGGATACCCTGTTGCTGAAGGTGAACCAGATCGGGACGTTGACCGAGGCGGCGGAGGCGTGGCGGCTGGCGCGGGAGGCCGGCTGGCAGGTGACTGTGAGCGCGCGCAGCGGCGAAACGGAGGACGATTGGCTGGCCGACCTGGCAGTGGGATGGGCGGCAAACCAGATCAAGGTCGGCTCCATCACCCAGTCCGAACGGCTCGCCAAGTACAACCGGCTCCTGGCGATTGAGCGGCTGGATCCGCTGCCGCTGGAGCCCTGGCCGGCGAAAAGGCTCCCCGGCGTTTAACAATCGACCGGTAGGACGATACAGATCGTGTATGTTTCATCCATTGTTCGTCAGGGCCTTGAGCTACGTCCGAATCCTCCTGTTACTGGTAATCTGGACTTCGAGCCGGCATGCGCATGCGCAGGAGGGACCGGAGCGCAGGGTGCTGCGCACAGTCGCGGCCATCCGGGCGATTCCCTCGCACGAGGCGGATGCGGCGTTTCCGATCGATGTAGAAGGCGTCATCACGTATTGCGGCGCGCGCGACAGCCGGTACTGCTTCCTGCAGGACGAGACGGGGGGCACTTTTATGGAAGATCCAGGTGTATATCCTCCGGCCGGCACCCGGGTACGGGTACGAGGCGTCACGACGAGAGGGTGGTTCGCCAACGATATCCGGGCTGGGAGCTCGATCCAGGTATTGGGAAAGGCGCCGTTGCCTTCCCCTTCCCAACGTCCGATCTTGTATCTCCTCGCCGGCCTGGAAGATTCGAAAGTTGTGGAGATTGATGCCATCGTGGCGAGTGTTTTCGTCAATCCAGACACGCTGCTGAGCAACCAGCACCAGGGGACGACCTTTCGACTCGTCGTAGGCCAGGAGACGATCCTCGCCAACGTCAACTCGACCGTCCCGCCTGCCGGCCTCACCGGGGCCCACGTCCGCGTGAAGGCCGTCGCCGGGGGTGTATTTAATCAGGATCGACAACTCACTGGCATTGTCCTGTATGTTCCTGACTGGGATTGTGTCCGAGTTATTGAACCCGGGTATACACAACCCGAGCAGATCGCTCTTTCCCGAATCGACGAGGTCGGGCAGTTCGATCTTCAGTCGGTCTCGCTTTTTCGACGCATCCGAGGTATTGTCACCCACAGGACGCATGAGGGGTTCTTTTTTATCCAGGACGATTCCGGCGCCTTGCGGGTGGAACCCACAACGGCTTCTTCGCGGCGTATCGCACAAGGGGACAGCGTCGATGTGATCGGCGTGATCAAAAAGGGTGGAATTGCTCCATATGTTGCTGAGGGCAACGTATTCGCCAACAGCAAGGCGCGTTTGGCGCCGGCGCCGATGGCCCTCGCGCTGGATGGGGCATTGGAGACAGGCGTCGAGGGCCGGCTGGTCAGCTTGACGGCCCGGCTCGAGGAAGCCAGAGTACTCACGGAAAGAGCCCAGCTGTCGTTGCGATCGGGCGGGGTGTCCTTCGACGCTCTGTTCCAGGGCACGACGGCGGGGTCAGTCCTCAAGCAGCTCAGGCCGGGCGCCACGGTTCGTGTCACAGGCATCGTGGCGCTCGAGTTTTTGCCGCGGTTCGATGAGCAACCCGTTGTCGGGCCCATCACCCTGACGTTGCGCGACGCCGGCGACATCGCGGTGTTGAAGAACGGCACCTGGTGGAACCGGGAGCACACGCTTCAAGGAGCGATAGGACTGTTGGTGGTGGTCGTCTTGATCCTGGTCTGGAACGGCACCTTGCATCGGCGTATCGAGGCTCAAACAGGCACCATCCGCGACCAGCTCGACCGCATGGCTGAACTGAAATCCGCCGCCGAGGACGCGAGCATCGCCAAAAGCGCTTTCCTGGCGACGATGAGTCACGAGATCCGGACGCCCATGAACGGCGTTATCGGGATGGCAAGCCTGCTCTCCGGCACCAAATTGGATGAAGAGCAGCGAGACTATGTGGATACGATGGCCAGCTCCGGCCAGGCGCTGCTGTCGATTATCAACGATATCCTGGATTTTTCCAAGATCGAAGCCGGCAAGTTCGATATCGATCCCGAGGAGATGGACCTGCTCGATCTCGTGGAAGAGGCTATAGACGTAGTTTCGCCACGTGCGGCCGAAAAAGGGTTGGATCTCGTACTGCGGATCGGGCCGGGCGTACCCCGCCGGATCGTGAGCGATTCCGTCCGCCTACGCCAGATCCTCATCAACCTGCTGTCAAATGCGATCAAGTTCACATCGATGGGCGAGGTACGGCTGGACGTCGTCGATGACGGGGTGGATGACAAGGGGCACCACACGCTTCGCCTGAGCATCACCGATACCGGCATCGGCATCCCCGCCGGCCGGCTTGCGCATCTGTTCCAGCCGTTCACGCAGGTGGATGCCACGACGTCTCGTCGCTTCGGCGGCACCGGTCTCGGCCTGGCGATCTCGAAACGCCTCGTGGAACTGATGGGCGGCGAGATCACGGTAGTGAGCATCGAGCGGATGGGGTCCACCTTTTCATTCACGCTGTATGCTCCGGGAGTCGAGTTCTTCGACGAGGCCGACCGAGCCCGCCGGATCATGCTGGAAGGACGCCGGCTCTGCATCGTCGATCCCAATACCTCCAACCGCAATGGGCTCGATCTCTTCCTGGCCACCTTCGGTCCGCAAGTCGTAACCGCTCCGACGCTGGACGAAGCATTCGACGCGTGTGGATCGCATCCGCCCGATCTCTTGCTGGTGGACGAACGCGTGTTTGAATCCGCCTCCGCCAGCCTCCCCGATTTCTGGCGGGATGTGCCGGTGGTGATGATGACGGCCATCGACAGCCAGGGTGAGGGGCTGCCGGGAGCGATTACGGTCTCGAAGCCGGTCAAAATCAAGCGGCTCATGAGCGCCATCGAGCGGGCGTTTGAATCGACGAAATCGCCGGCCCCGCTCGCTACTCGTCGCGACAGTGGACCGGTCCGCCTCCTCGTGGTCAGTCCGAACCGCGTCGAGCGCCGGATACTGGCCAGGCTGCTTGCCGATCTGGGGTACGAAAACGACGAAGTCGGCGATATCGCCTCTTTCCTGGGGATGCGGCAGGCTGTGGAGTACTCACTTGCCATCGTCGACGAAGTCCTGCTCGGCGCCTTCGTCCGAGCGCAGGGCGATGGGCCACGGATCGACTTCATCGCGCTCGGCGCCGGCGCCGGCAAGCCGTACATCAGCCGGCCGGTCCAACTCCCCGAGTTGCGTGAAGCGCTGGCGGCGTGGAAGGCGAGTATGCCGCTGGTATAAAGGTCAATCGGGCGGCTGGAAGAAGGCGAACACCTTTTCGGCGGTCTTGCGCCCGATTACGCCGGCGAGTTCATCGAAGCTGGCTTCTCGGGTGCGTTTGACCGACCCGAAGGTTTTGAGCAGCTTACGGGCCGTCTTCTCCCCCACGCCGGGGATCTCGTGGAGGGCCGAGTGGAGGGTGCTCGTTGTCCGTTGCTTGCGCTGGAACGTGACGGCGAATCGGTGCGCCTCGTTGCGGATCCGCTGGAGGAGCTGGAGGGAGGCGCTCGTGCGCGGAATCATCACACTTTCCTGATCGCCGGGGAAATAGACCTCTTCGAGGCGTTTGGCGAGGCCGACCACCGTGAACTTCCCGTAGACATCCACCTCCTTGAGCGCCTGGGCGGCGCTGGAGAGCTGCCCCTTGCCGCCGTCGATCACCACGAGGTCCGGCCAGGGTCCGTTTTCCTCGAGCAGCTTCGCGTAGCGCCGGGAGATCACCTCGTGCATAGACGCGAAGTCGTCCGGCTTGCCCTCGGCGCTGCGGATCTTGAAGGTGCGGTAGGCGCTTTTTTTGGGCCGGCCGTCCTCGAACACCACACACGACGCCACCGTGCCGGTGCCGCCGAGGTGCGAGATATCGAAACACTCGATGTGGCGGGGGAGGGCGCTCATGTGGAGGTCGCGCTGGAGGGTCTTGACGGCGTGGGGGATACGGCCTTCCTCCTGCTGGGCCTTCTGGAGTTTGTATTCGTCGAGCAAGAGTTGCGCGTTGGACTCCACCATGCGGTTCAGGCCGGCCTTGTCGCCCCGCTCCGGCGCCTTGATGGGCACCTTTTTGCCCCGATTCAGCTGGAGCAGCGCCTCGAGCGGTTCGATGTCGGTGGGGAGGACGGAGACGAGCACCTCCTCGGGGAAGAAGGTCGACTCCGTGTAGTAGTGCTCCAGGAAAGCCTGCATGAGCTCCTCGTCGGTCCGGTCCTCGATCTGGCGTAAATACTTGTGTTGCCGGCCGACGACGGTGCCCTCGCGCACCTTGAAGAGCACCCCGCAGGCCGTGTTGATCTCGCGGTCGACCGCGATCGCGAAGACGTCCCGATCGACGAAGTCCTGGCTGACCATCCGTTGCTTCTCCGAGTACTTCTTGAGGGCGACGGCCTGGTCGCGCAGCGCCGCGGCGTCCTCGAAGCGCATCAGTCCCGCGAGGCGCTGCATCTCGTCCTCCAGGTGGCGGATCAGTTCGCGTGTGTGGCCGTTCAGGAGTTTTTCGATCTGGTGGATGGTCTGGGTGTAGGACTCGGGCGTCTGCTCTCCGATACACGGCCCGAGGCATTTTTTGATGTGATACTGGAGGCAGACCTGGTATTTGCCGGCGGCGATGGGCTCGGGGGCCAGGTGGAGGCTACACGTCCGGATTTTGAACAGGCTCCGGATCGTGCCCAGCATCAGGTGCATGTTCTTGACGTCGGTGTACGGCCCGAAGTATCTGGAACCGTCCCGCAGTACGCGGCGTGTGGGGAAGACGCGTGGGAAGGGCTCGTTCTTGATGCAGATGAACGGGTAGGTTTTGTCGTCGCGCAGGTTGATGTTGTAGCGCGGCTTGAGCTTCTTGATAAGGTTGTTTTCGAGGATCAGCGCTTCGGCCTCGGTGTCCGTGACGATGACCTCGAGGTCCGCTATCTTGCGGACCATGATATCCAGCCGGCCTTCGCGCGGGCGGCTCTCCAGGAAATAGGAGCGCACGCGGCTGCGAAGGTTCTTCGCCTTGCCCACATACAGCACCTGTCCGCCGGCGTCCTTGTGCTGGTAGACGCCGGGCCGCGCCGGCAGGTTGGCCAACTTTTCGGCGAGCAGGGTGTTTTCGGTGGGTTTCAATTGATTTTGGGGCAGAACCAGGGCATCTGGCTACGCTACGGACACGCGATGGCGTGTCCGTATGAAATGGGAGAATCAGAAGGCATGAAGATCTGGCATCCAGCCCGCCTTTTCAACGTCCGAGTGCGACGACGTTCCGTCGCCGGCGTGCTGGCAGTTCTGCTGCTGGCCGGCTGCGGCGTGCCCTCCCGGGAAGATATCGGTTTTCCGGTGCTGGGGTATTACGCCTGGTGGATGGCCCCGCACGACGCCGAGATCGATCTGACCTACATCGACACGCTCTTTTTCTTTGACCTGTCGATCGACTCCACCGGCGCGGTGATCTACGACCGGGGCTGGCCCGAGGCCTGGCAGCCGCTCATCACCCGTGCACGCGCCACCGGCACCCGGATCGTTCCGGTAGTTACCCTGCCGGACGAGGCCAGCTTCGTGGCGCTCTTCCAGAACCCCGAGGCCGTGGCCCGGTTGCGGTCCACCCTCGTGGCGCTCGCCCTCGATCCGGCGTCGGCCGGGCTGCATATCGACTTCGAGGTGTTCGAGCAGGTGCCGGCTGGGGTGGCGGAGCGGTTCGTCGAGGTTGTTCGGGAGGTCCGAGCGGACTTGGTCCGCTCGGGGGCGCATGTGATGCGCCCGTACGGGGCTGCGGGGCTTTCGATCTTTTTGCCGGCGTTTGATTATGCCGGCGTGTTTGATGAGGTGGCGCTGGCGGCGGCGGTGGATTACGTGGTGGTACAGGGGTATGACATCCACTGGCGAGAGGCGCCCCGCGCCGGCCCGATCGCCCCGCTTCGGGGATGGGAGGGGCAGAACTGGGAGGCCATCCTCGCCCGGTACGACGCGCTGGGCATCTCGCGAAACAAACTGTTTTTCTCCGTGCCCTACTACGGGTTCGAATGGCCTACCGAGACCGACCTCCCCGCCGCCGCCACGCGCGGGCCCGCGCAACTCGTCACCTACGCCCCGTTCGACTCGCTCATGCCCCCCGACTTCGCCGTCCCGGCCACCCATCGCATCCGCGAGTCCGGTCACCGCCGGGACTCCCTCAGCGGGGTGCCTTACTATACCTACGAGGCCGCCGATGGCTGGTACCAGGGCTGGTTCGAGGACGAGGAGAGCCTCCGCCAGAAATACACCTTCATCCGCAGTAATCGCCTCGCCGGCGCCGCCCTGTTTGCCCTGGGGTACGACCGGGGGAGGATGGAGCCGGCGTTGTGGAAGCGGTGATGATGTTCTTTATTGGTGTATTTCTGTTCAAGGTGGTACATTCCTCATTGAGTGCGTACGTCATCTCCCGGTGAAGCCAGGGGCAGGCTCCCAAACCCGATCGCGTGCGTGTTGAGGAAATCGTGTCACTTTATGTAAAGTGGTTTTATAATAGCAAAAGCATACTTATTTCGTCATTCCCGACCCCGATCGGGGATCCAGTCGAATTGCAATTATCTCAACTGTGCATTTTCTTTGATGGCCATTCCCGATTATCAAACCCTCATGCTGCCCGTCCTCCAACTGGCCGCCGATGGGCAGGTGCATAAGTTCAGTCAGTCCGTCGAGGCCCTGGCGGAACGGTTCAAGCTCACCGAAGAGGAACTCGGCGAGTTGTTGCCCAGCGGGACGCAGGCCGTTTTTAACAATCGCGTAGGTTGGGCGAAGTCGTATCTGAAACAAGCCGGCCTGTTGGTCACACCACGGCGCGGGTTTTTTACGATCACACCGCTGGGAAAAGAACTGCTGGCATCAAATACCGAGCGGATCGATGCCGCTACGCTGGCACAATTTCCCCAATTTTTAGAGTTCAAAAATCGCCGGCGGGATCGAAGCGAGGAGGGTGCGGCGGTTACCGATCTCGATGAGACAGAAACCCGGAAAACCCCTGAGGATGCGCTGGCTTCTGCGTACCAGGCGCTGAGAAAAGTCCTCGAGGAGGAGCTTCTGGGCATGGTAAAGGAATCCGCCCCTTCCTTTTTTGAAAGGATTGTGATCGATCTGCTTGTGAAGATGGGCTATGGAGGCAACCGGCAGGATGCCGGCAGGGCCATCGGCAAAAGTGGTGATGGTGGGATCGATGGCATCATCAACGAAGACCGGCTGGGACTCGATGTGATTTACATTCAGGCCAAACGATGGGAAAGCGTTGTGGGGCGACCGGAGATCCAGAAATTCGCCGGTGCACTGCAGGGACAACGGGCTCGAAAAGGCGTGTTTATCACGACGTCGAGTTTCACGAAAGAGGCCCAAGAGTACGCTTCGTTCATCGAAACGCGCATTATCCTCATCGACGGGTTCCAGCTTTCCAGGCTGATGGTCGAGTACAACGTCGGCGTCTCCACGGCAGGGCAGTACGAAGTGAAAAAAATTGACTCCGACTATTTCGACAACGGGTGACGTTCGGACGCCATTCCGAGTCGGAACCGTTGATCCGCCAGCCACTGCAATGCTGGGTGCGCGGCGCCCCACGCCCAGTCCGGGGTAATCGCCAACCGTGCTTCCGGGTAGCGCTCCAGCATTCGCACGGCGTCCGCCGGCGTAAACGCGGGGTCCGTATCCAGGGCGGAAAGGAGGACCGGGGCCTTACTTGGCGTCACTGGCATGGGGCGGGGCGCATGGGCCACAACCGCCGTCACCCGCTCCGGCGCAATCGCCGCCAGGTGCAGCGCCACCGTGGCGCCCAGCCCGAACCCGAGAAGGGCGGCGATTGGCCAGTCATACACATCCAGCACCCGAATTACCACGCTGGCCTGTTCCTCCAGCTCACGAGAAGTCGGCTCCCTGTCCACCAGGTCCATAGTGTCCACCGCCACCACCTGCCAGTCTTGCGCCAGCCCCTGCGCCAGCCCCATCCGCCCGGCATCGGGCAACACGAGCAGTCGGGGGGTGCCGTCACGGCCGGCTGCGTAGGTCCTGATCGAGCGCCCGCCCACATCGATCATCCGGGGCGCCAGGGTTAGAGGTTGCTGTGCGCAGAATTCGATCAGCACGCCGCCGGTCGAGCGGGGATGCAGGAAAAAGATCTTCTTGCCGTCGGCGCCAGTTTTTGGACCTTGGCCGAGCACCTCCAGGCCGGCCGCCTTCGCCCGTTCCCACGCCGCGTCGATGTCCGCCACTTCAAACGCCAGATGGTGCAGCCCCTCGCGGTTGTTCTCCAGGTACTTCGCGATGGGGGAGTCCGGCGCGGTGGCTTCGAGCAACTCCAGCTTGGCCGTGCCGGCGGAGATAAAATGGGTGCGCACCTGCTCCGAGACCACGTCCTCCACCATATACACGGGCACTCCGAGTACCTTTTTCAGGATTTCCGCCGTAAACGCGGCGTCCGCGACGGCGATTCCGATATGTTCGAGGCGAGGAGGGATGGTGTTCATGGGATGCCGTATATTCCGCACATCTAACGATCACGAGGCATACCACCGATGCGACACAAAGGTTTGATTCGCTCCGCTGGCCTGGCGCTGGTTCTATCAGTCGGCCTGGTTTTCTCAACGCCGGCCGTCGCCCAGTCTGAACAAGAAGCCGTCA
This window harbors:
- a CDS encoding glycosyl hydrolase family 18 protein; translated protein: MRRRSVAGVLAVLLLAGCGVPSREDIGFPVLGYYAWWMAPHDAEIDLTYIDTLFFFDLSIDSTGAVIYDRGWPEAWQPLITRARATGTRIVPVVTLPDEASFVALFQNPEAVARLRSTLVALALDPASAGLHIDFEVFEQVPAGVAERFVEVVREVRADLVRSGAHVMRPYGAAGLSIFLPAFDYAGVFDEVALAAAVDYVVVQGYDIHWREAPRAGPIAPLRGWEGQNWEAILARYDALGISRNKLFFSVPYYGFEWPTETDLPAAATRGPAQLVTYAPFDSLMPPDFAVPATHRIRESGHRRDSLSGVPYYTYEAADGWYQGWFEDEESLRQKYTFIRSNRLAGAALFALGYDRGRMEPALWKR
- the uvrC gene encoding excinuclease ABC subunit UvrC, with protein sequence MKPTENTLLAEKLANLPARPGVYQHKDAGGQVLYVGKAKNLRSRVRSYFLESRPREGRLDIMVRKIADLEVIVTDTEAEALILENNLIKKLKPRYNINLRDDKTYPFICIKNEPFPRVFPTRRVLRDGSRYFGPYTDVKNMHLMLGTIRSLFKIRTCSLHLAPEPIAAGKYQVCLQYHIKKCLGPCIGEQTPESYTQTIHQIEKLLNGHTRELIRHLEDEMQRLAGLMRFEDAAALRDQAVALKKYSEKQRMVSQDFVDRDVFAIAVDREINTACGVLFKVREGTVVGRQHKYLRQIEDRTDEELMQAFLEHYYTESTFFPEEVLVSVLPTDIEPLEALLQLNRGKKVPIKAPERGDKAGLNRMVESNAQLLLDEYKLQKAQQEEGRIPHAVKTLQRDLHMSALPRHIECFDISHLGGTGTVASCVVFEDGRPKKSAYRTFKIRSAEGKPDDFASMHEVISRRYAKLLEENGPWPDLVVIDGGKGQLSSAAQALKEVDVYGKFTVVGLAKRLEEVYFPGDQESVMIPRTSASLQLLQRIRNEAHRFAVTFQRKQRTTSTLHSALHEIPGVGEKTARKLLKTFGSVKRTREASFDELAGVIGRKTAEKVFAFFQPPD
- a CDS encoding restriction endonuclease yields the protein MAIPDYQTLMLPVLQLAADGQVHKFSQSVEALAERFKLTEEELGELLPSGTQAVFNNRVGWAKSYLKQAGLLVTPRRGFFTITPLGKELLASNTERIDAATLAQFPQFLEFKNRRRDRSEEGAAVTDLDETETRKTPEDALASAYQALRKVLEEELLGMVKESAPSFFERIVIDLLVKMGYGGNRQDAGRAIGKSGDGGIDGIINEDRLGLDVIYIQAKRWESVVGRPEIQKFAGALQGQRARKGVFITTSSFTKEAQEYASFIETRIILIDGFQLSRLMVEYNVGVSTAGQYEVKKIDSDYFDNG
- the mce gene encoding methylmalonyl-CoA epimerase, whose protein sequence is MNTIPPRLEHIGIAVADAAFTAEILKKVLGVPVYMVEDVVSEQVRTHFISAGTAKLELLEATAPDSPIAKYLENNREGLHHLAFEVADIDAAWERAKAAGLEVLGQGPKTGADGKKIFFLHPRSTGGVLIEFCAQQPLTLAPRMIDVGGRSIRTYAAGRDGTPRLLVLPDAGRMGLAQGLAQDWQVVAVDTMDLVDREPTSRELEEQASVVIRVLDVYDWPIAALLGFGLGATVALHLAAIAPERVTAVVAHAPRPMPVTPSKAPVLLSALDTDPAFTPADAVRMLERYPEARLAITPDWAWGAAHPALQWLADQRFRLGMASERHPLSK